CACTCTGCCAGGTCACGTGCCCAAGCTCGCGGGAGCGCCACCTAGCCACCcgcacccctccacccccacccactcTGCCCACGTGACCTGGCCTACTTTCTCCCCTCCCGACCTAACGACTTGTTCGGAAAGCCCCGCCCCACGCAGCGCGCTCGGCCTGCGAACCTCCGCCCGTTATCCGCCCGAGCTCCAGCGTGGCTCGCGGCCTCCACGTGTTTCTTCCTGTCCAATGGGAATCGGTTCCCGGGCGCGAAGGGGCGGGGAGGAAAAGACAACTTCGTTACGCTTCGAGAAAGGGGCGGGGCCTGCAACGTCGTACTGAACGAGGGGACGCAACGGAGGCAGGCCGGAGCTGCTGCCGTCGCCATGACCCGTGAGCACTGAGACCCCCTCCTCTtgcccttttctccttttccatcctAAACATGACTGCCGAACCTCGGCATTGACCTCATTTTGGCTTCCCCAACGAGACCTTTCTCTAGGAGCGCTGTTTAGCGACCCTCACACTTGGAGCCCGGAAGTCGACCCTTTGCCCACCGAGACACTTCTTGAGAACCTCCCCACCTCGTCAGGCAAAGGCCCTCCCCGACGCTCTGCGGTGTGGGGAGAAGCCCTGCGCCCCTGTGATAAACCCAGATCCCCCCATTCCAGATCCCTGCCCATCCCCCACAGAGACCCAGACCGTCTACACATACCGCCACCCCCTGTCTGGGCCCCCATGCTGCCCCGAAATTCGAAGCACGCTTCTAGCAGGCTCCTCAGGACCATCCTCCGTCCACTCCCCACTTTGACCTGCCCTGTGGCAGCTACCCCCTCCGTCCAATCTGCAGCCTAGGCCCCGAAAAAGGCCGGTGTCGGCGACCCGGGAATGAAGTGTTGGACCGTACGAGTGTCCGGTGAGGGGAGAGGGTCGCCGGTGTGTGGCCAGAAAGGCCTTCTCGTCTCaccttttatcttctttctctaggCGGTAACCAGCGCGAGCTTGCCCGccagaagaatatgaaaaagcagAGCGACTCGGTTAAGGGAAAGCGCCGAGATGACGGGCTTTCTGCTGCTGCCCGCAAGCAGAGGTAGCCccagggaggggcggggaggggtggggtgagacCTGGGTTTAGGCCAAGGGTTGTACCTGGAAAGAGTTAGCTCAGAGCTTACATCTGGACTAGTCGTGAGGGGCAGAGTGCATTGTTTCCTCTAGGGTTTTATTCCTCTCACCCTTTAAATTGTTAGGTCACAGCCTTATAGGAAGGGACTGGGGCGGGTGCTGCCCTCGGTCTGATTTCTGAGTGCCCCCGGGTCTGACCTTAAGGGCAAGGGCAGGGAGCTTCACATTTCAAATGCAGTGGTGGTTATGACAGCCCAGTACTTTTGGCCCTCCTTGCTGTTCATTTGtcctcccttctcccagcctTCTCACTGGTGTTGCTGGGTGTGGTACTCAGCACAGAATAGCCTTGGGCCTGTGTGGCCAGACTTCTGACCCCTCGGGCAATAGCCAGATAGAGACTGATTGCCTTTTGAGCCTCAGCTCTCTTCCTCTTGTTCTCCTAGGGTGGGAATACAGCAGCCACATGCTGAATTTTGTCCCATCCACTTCCATCTTATCCTTTGTGCCCTTCATCCCCCTGCATCTTGTCCCTTTTGCCCTCTGGTACCTCCCAGTGCCCCATCATCTCTACCCCCAGGGACTCGGAGATCATGCAGCAGAAGCAGAAAAAGGCAAACGAGAAGAAGGAGGAACCCAAGTAGCTTTGTGGCTTCGTGTCCAACCCTCTTGCCCTtcgcctgtgtgcctggagccagTCCTACCACGCTCGCGTTTTCTCCTGTAGTGCTCACAGGTCCCAGCACCGATGGCATTCCCTTTGCCCTGAGTCTGCAGCGAGTCCCTTTTGTGCTTCCTTCCCCTCAGGTAGCCTCTCTCCCCCTGGGCCActcctgggggtgagggggttACCCCTTCCCAGTGTTTTTTATTCCTGTGGGGCTCACCCCAAAGTATTAAAAGTAGCTTTGTAATTTCTTGAGCGCCTGGTTTGACTGGGGATTtggggggatggggatggaggaATGGCTGCCCTTTCCCACCAAGAGGGGAGAGAACTTCAGACTCTAAAAGGATGTGGATATGTAGACTAAGTGAAACATCAcaggaaaaaattcttttttgtacTGCAACAAACAGGTATTCTGGGTATGTGGTAGAGAAATCCTCTAAGAGCCTTAGGGACttcttttctgtgattttttttgtccCCCACTCAGACCCTGAACATCATCCTACGGATGGAGTTGAGGTCCTAAGAAGGAAGGCTGCAAGACCTAAATTTATGCccctcttcctcattcttcctCAGTTTTGCCTGCTTGGAAGTTGGCCCAGATCCTGCTGCTCACTGACTTCCCATGGTTAGCTGCTCTCAAGTGTTCACATTCTCTTCTGTTCTGTCATTCCTTATGTGAGGGTGGTTTTTGTCGTCCCATTTCCTTTGACCTCAGCATCAGGATTAAAACCTAGGGTAGTCTCTGTGCTCCTTTCTTCCTGTGTCCTGGTTTGTTCTAGGGTTCTGGGCTTCTTAAATCCCTGTACCCAGGGCTGaattccttattttcctttttatctccaAGGGCAGAGCCAAGTAAGTCTTCAGTCCCTGTTGGTCTTTCCCTGCCCCCATCTCCACCATGAGAGCCAGGAAAGAGCTGGTGCCGCACTGTCTGCTGGTTCCTGAGCTGCTGACTTGGGAGTCAGGCTCTTGAGCTGGGGTGAAGACGTAACGGTAGCTCCAGCATGTCAGATACTCTGCCCAGGGCATTAGGGTGTGTATGGCCACTTTTTTCAAGTCAGACATACTACTGACTTTAGCCTAAAGGGAGGTAACTACCCATTATATCCTTGAGGTATTTGTTGGGCTGGACAGCTCCTGTGAGTCAAGACTAGGGGTACAATTTGAAGGGAACCCCAGTTTGTTAAAAGTACCTAGACTGGATATTTGTTATCTGGCAATACTGATGCCATGACAGTGTCACCTGAAGATAAGAGGAGGCTGGGGGTCCTGGGTTGGGGACCAACAGAATGGTGCCAGTAGCAGCCCCAGATAGAGGAGTACACGGGTCTAGCATGAGGCAACCTTGACCCAGAAGGTAGTCCAGCTGCCCGTGGTGAAAGTCTTTTCCAGTTCTGCTCCCTCATAGCTGTGGAACTAAAGTGTCTGGTTAGAGAATCTGGAGGGCCATGACCTTTAGGTCTGTCCTACCACCCCACCGAAGAGTATGGTATATGGTAGACCCATGTGTGTGTCCTCAGAACTCGGGACTGGCCTTGAATTGCTCTTTCCGTAAAACGACTAGGTTTTCAGAAGTGTGTCCCAGGCCCGCCTCCATCCTACCTGAACCAGTTGGTGAGGGTAACCATGACATAGAGTGATGCAAGGAAGAAGATGAAGTGGAAGGCAGAATAGCTATAGGAAAGCTGCTGGGCTTGCACTGGAGGAGCTGGAGCGGTCTCTTGGTTAGCTGGCCTGTCAGCCCCACCTGTTTGCCCTGGAGAGAGGAAAGGACTGCTGGCAGCAGTGCTGCTGAAacacctcttccctcctcccccatctttTGTGAAGTCACTTGAGGGCTCTTTGGCACTCTGCAGAAATCTACACTTATGGATCCTCACTTGACACTCACCTTCCTCTGGCTGCACTGTTTCAGGGCAGCAGAAACAGAGTGAGGGCTTTTGTAAAACAAAAGGCAGCATGTTTTGGAATGACTTTAGAAAGAATGTCTGGGTAACAGTATAGGAAACTCctcttctttgaaaagattggTGTGGTGTAAAAAGTGGAGgcacacctgggttcaaattctagcttCAGTATATAACTGGCTATGGGAACTTTGGTAAGATGTTTAAccttctgtgcctcaatttctccatttgtaaaatggagcaaatacctacctcacagggttgttgtgaggattaaattaaatgagattatgtatGTAAAGTATCtagcacagtgcttagcacattgTGGGTACTCAATAAAAGGTAATAGCAGCTAGAATCTGAGCATTCTGGGTAGAGGTTGATAGGATGTGTGTGCGTCTGTGACTATGTGTGAGGGGGGAGGGGTATTGGGGATATTGTGCTCTCCATCCTCACCTGGACCTCACAGCTGTAAACCTTGACAGTCCACAAGGGCCCAAATACCTCAGCAAGGTAGGAAGCCTCATTGCTGAGAAAGAAGAGATGGTTCTCAAGCTGGTCCAGTCAGATAGCAGGATTGCCTGAGGGCATTTACTGCTAGCTGGTTGGTCCATATTAGTAACTCTCAGGAGGGTACTGTGCTCCTGGAGCCCTTTTCCGCCAAAGATTTAGAAATCTTTTCATGTGAGGGCCTTGAAgtctttatacatttaaaaattctcaagtcATTTCCCCTACCCCCTTCATCTCATACAGATCATCTGACAAGTGCTATTCTTAGAAGTTGTTTTTGTTCATGGGGAGCTTTCCTCTTATCTTGCTCTAAAGTTTAAATAAACCGTGGTCCCAGACAGTCTCCTGACCATCGTTCCCTGTCCTGAGCATCCTCCCTTCTCTCACGCCTTTCCCTTGACACCTTTATGCACCAAGCAGAAAGCACACAAGCATACATGATGCCAGCACTCAACACTGCCAGAGAAGTATCTGGTGTTTGGGGTTCCATTTTACTCAGGCCAGGCAGGCACAGAGTGATTCTGTCCTTGAAGGATTACTGAGAAGGGGCAACAGAAGAGAAAGGTGGTAAGAACAAATAGGTATTTGGCAGGAGCAAAAAAGGTTTTAGCATGGGGAAATCCATGTCCTGTCCTTACCACTCTCTGGAGGATGGCTGGATAGCGCAGAGAATGTCAGCTACGTGATATAGCAGCTGTTGACAGAGGCTTGTAGAAGGCCAGAGTGGAGCTGCTCTGGGGAGAATGTGAATCCTTGCTTTAGCCTACAGGGTAGTAATTTCCTTTACTTCTACCCTCACTTGTACTTCTGTCCCCCCACCCTTTGGGGGAAGCAGAGAATTGACTGAGGTAGGGAGGCTAATGAAATTGCTATACCAAAGGTCCCCCAAATCTGGAATGTTGCAAGGCATGTATCCACTGAGGCGGATGCAGGGAGcgatggagaggaaggagaggagaccaCAGCAACAAACATGCAGACTAAGCAGCATCTTGTTGAGCAGGCAGCCATCTGGGTGTGTGTAGTAGTGGAACAGGAGCACAGCTGCTAAACCTGCCATGCTGTAGAATCCTAGGGTGGTCAGCAGCACAGCTAGGAACCAGCGGCAGTCTTGGGCTGCACCTGTTTGCctaggggtgggaggtgggcaatGGCTTGGTGCTCCAACTCTTCTTTTTACCCATTATCAACTATTTCCCCTCTTCCAAAAGACTGGTGAGACTTACCCATCCCACCTGGCCCACAGTCATTTCACATTCCTGAGTTTTTCGATACTGCTTAGTGGTAAGCTCTGGGACCATCAACCTGTCATGTCCTTTGCCCCACCCAACTGGGTCTAGTAATGTCAGACTTCCCAGGAAGCCTTTAGGGTTATGTCCTCCTTACCAGTTCTTGTTCCAGGAACGGGCAAAGGCTGTAAAAAGCACCAACTGCAGCAGGATGAATGTGAAGCCTCTACAGATGCCAATGTAATGCCAGGCTGCAAGTGAGGCACCAGTGGGGGAAATGTAGCTGATCATATCATTACTCCTGGTCCTCTTCCtaccctctttttttcttagaaaatattttagcttACTTCCGCTGATCAGGATGAGATGGAAGGTACCTGGGAAGAGATGCTCATCAGGCATGCAGAAGGCAACAGCACAGAGACCTAGCAGGAACAGCAGCTTGAGGAGCCAGAAGCTGGttaagagggaaagagaaaaccagactcagaagaaaaggcaaaGGAGAGTGAACAGTGCCAGTGGAGGAAGGCAAAGGAGAAAGCCAGAACTataggaagggagagaagagacaaCTAAGTATAGGAAGGGAGGAACCAGTCCCAtgtgagaggggctggagatgggcCCATCACAGCCCATTCCAAATTCTGACTTTCAGATACCTAAATAAAAACATCCGGACAATGTTTTAGAGTAGACAAAAGATTTGCATATAGTAACCCCACTGTTATCTCCATTTCAGAAACTAGAATGTCAAAGAGGATAAGTGTGTGGCTTGTTGTCACACAGCAAGTATAGTGGAAGCAGGGACTTAAacctgttttctgtctttttacaGTGCTATTACTTCATCTTGGAATTTCCTTTACTCAGCTTATTTCTACTTCCCtcctcatcccctccccacccaaagaatacacacacacctcttaTGCAGCTGTGCTCTCAGGCTGGTGGGGGAATGGAGGTCGACCAACGGCACAGCCTGCAGCAGGCGAAAGGTGGCAGTTCCTGTACATACTCGGTATACAACCCCAGAGCCGCTGAGCACTGGGCAGTGAGAGTGGCCAAACAGATGGGCACACAGCCCTGAGGGCATCTGGATCTGGAGGGAAGGTACATGTGAGAAATGGCTGGGCAAGTCATCATGCATAGAGAAGTACCTTCTTCTTATGGGTATGTCCACTCATTtgtccccttcccccaacctGAATCTCTTGTTTATCTCAGGGTTTCTCCTTTTATCCTGTCCTGCTGCACCCCAACCTCCTCCCACTTACCCCATGTGCCTTGCCCAGACTCTTTGCACTACCATCCTTGACAGCAGGAGGCAGCAGACTGCTGAGGTCCCCACATGGAGGAGGATGTAGAACAGGCGGCTACAAGGAGACTCCGTGAGAGGGGGTCACCTAGAATGGCAGCAGCAGGTACAGGGAGCAGGCCCACAGCAGAGCACCTGAGGGGAGAGCAGATGCAGGGCAGCAAGGTACAGATTTGCTGAGGAAAGGCTTACATTAATGTACATGTGAGGTTAACCCAAGAGGCTGAATTCCAAAatttccccctcccttctcttctctttcactcAGGAATTCTCAGACTGTCTGGTTCCAAGCTATTTAGGATTGCCTTCCACTGACATCAAGTAGAGCTTTCATCATAAGAGCTTAACTGCAGGCTTGAGCAGAACTTTCTAAAAGCCTAAGTCAGATCTGGCCTCTAATCTTTCCCAGGATCTAAATATCCGGTACTGGGTACATGGGAGGAGAGGTTTAATGATCAGTAGTCTTAGAGGCAGAGAAGCAGAAGGGCCTCACAAGTGAAAGGAAGGCCTATCATCTTTATCAGCTCCCATGGGTTTTCCTCCCCAGCTTCAGCCACCATTCCCTTCCATTTTTTCAGATAGCGCTTGCTCCAGTACCCTCTCACCTGATAGAAGGGAAGACTCACTGTGACACTGCTGACTCCACTGCGTTGCTGTGCCAGGCGGAGGGAGGTGCTGGAGCTTGTGACCGCCTTTGCACCCACCATCCTTATCCCAGGGATTAGGCCCAGGTCCACCAGATggaaggaagatgagaaagtaGTAGCTTTCTTTTGTCCTCAGCCCATTGGACTCCTGCTGTGCCGGGGCTGGTCACCCAGTTTCAGACAGAATGGGGAGGGACATCAGGAAAAGAACACCGACCTTCAGGATGTGGTAAATGCAAATGTCCCTGTGAAACTACTTTCTCCCCAGGGTCCTTGGGCCACTCAGTCTGTTCTCCCCAGATAGGGAGTAGTTTGCATATCTGGCTTGTAGATTAGCATTCTTAATTGGTTTAGGATTAGACGTCATCCATCTTGAACAGAATTCCTTGGGGTGTGTGGGCTGGACCTAggtgaagagaagggaaggatagGAAGGCCTGGAGTGGTGACGGGTTAGGTCTGGGACACGGCCTGGCAGAAAGCAACACTAGAAGCCCGAAAGGAAGTCTGAAAGGCGTACTGGTTTCCTCGCTGAAGTTCTAAAACCAGAGCACCAAAGAAGGTGTGGCCCACGGCTGGTCCCGCC
Above is a genomic segment from Pseudorca crassidens isolate mPseCra1 chromosome 1, mPseCra1.hap1, whole genome shotgun sequence containing:
- the SERF2 gene encoding small EDRK-rich factor 2 isoform X1, with amino-acid sequence MTRGNQRELARQKNMKKQSDSVKGKRRDDGLSAAARKQSAPSSLPPGTRRSCSRSRKRQTRRRRNPSSFVASCPTLLPFACVPGASPTTLAFSPVVLTGPSTDGIPFALSLQRVPFVLPSPQVASLPLGHSWG
- the SERF2 gene encoding small EDRK-rich factor 2 isoform X2; amino-acid sequence: MTRGNQRELARQKNMKKQSDSVKGKRRDDGLSAAARKQRDSEIMQQKQKKANEKKEEPK
- the SERINC4 gene encoding LOW QUALITY PROTEIN: serine incorporator 4 (The sequence of the model RefSeq protein was modified relative to this genomic sequence to represent the inferred CDS: inserted 2 bases in 1 codon; deleted 1 base in 1 codon; substituted 5 bases at 5 genomic stop codons), with product MVGAKAVTSSSTSLRLAQQRSGVSSVTVSLPFYQVLCCGPAPCTCCCHSRXPPLTESPCSRLFYILLHVGTSAVCCLLLSRMVVQRVWARHMGXIQMPSGLCAHLFGHSHCPVLSGSGVVYRVCTGTATFRLLQAVPLVDLHSPTSLRAQLHKSFWLLKLLFLLGLCAVAFCMPDEHLFPGTFHLILISGSKLKYFLRKKEGRKRTRSNDMISYISPTGASLAAWHYIGICRGFTFILLQLVLFTAFARSWNKNWQTGAAQDCRWFLAVLLTTLGFYSMAGLAAVLLFHYYTHPDGCLLNKMLLSLHVCCCGLLSFLSIAPCIRLKQLHSGLLQASVNSCYITXLTFSALSSHPPESVILQGQNHXLCLPGLSKMEPQTPDTSLAVLSAGIMYACVLSACNEASYLAEVFGPLWTVKVYSCEVQKPSLCFCCPETVQPEEGQTGGADRPANQETAPAPPVQAQQLSYSYSAFHFIFFLASLYVMVTLTNWFSYEGAELEKTFTTGSWTTFWVKVASCXTRVLLYLGLLLAPFCWSPTQDPQPPLIFRXHCHGIVLPDNKYPV